AATGTCATCAATATATAGGGGGTCAATAGGTTTTAAGATGAGCCGGTCTGTTTTTATTATAATATCTGCATTTAATACCATTAGCTGATTGGTGGTTTTTGTTGAAAAGCATAATTCGCTTATAAAGATAGCTACGAAATAATAAATTTCAAAATTGGTATAGCAGATGTCTACATTATATATTTTCAATTATTTTTTTTAAAAATAACTAAAAAAGATATAGATATTGAGTAAATAATTATTTGTTAACGTAATATTTATAATTTTTTATGAGATTTATAAAAGCCTATTTGTAAATTTGCATGTTAAAAATTAAAAGGAGATAGGTTATGCATAAATTGGCACTTTTCAGATTGCACTTAATAGTATTTTTATGGGGATTCACTGCAATTTTAGGAAAGCTGATTCATGCAAATGCACAGATTCTGGTTTTCTACAGAATGCTTTTCGCTGCTATTTTTCTTTTTGTATTTATCAGAGTTTTTAAAAAAGAAAGCATAAAGGTTTCTAAAAAAATATTCTTTCAGCTGGCAGGTATAGGCCTTGCCATGGCTCTTCACTGGTATTGTTTTTTTTACTCTATTAAAGTATCAAATGTTTCAATTGCTTTGAGTTGTCTGTCTTTGTCCACTCTTTTTGCATCCATACTTGAACCCGTTATTTTTAAAAGAAAAGTCGATATTTCTGAGGTCATCATGGGTACAGTGATTGTTGCCTGTATTTTATTGATTTTTAAAACCGAGTTCCATTTCAAAGAAGGTATTATTTATGGAATATTCTGTGCCATTTTTGGAACCATATTTTCCGTATTTAATGGTAAAATGTTTGGGAAAACGAGTTCAGGGAACATTATATTTTATGAAATTTTCTGTGGTTGGTTTATTTTAATGATATTTTATCTGCTTTCAGGGCAAATTTTTCAAATGAATGAAATAAACTATAGAGATTTGGCGTTAATATGCTTGTTAGCCAGTGTTTTCACTGCTTTTCCAATGTTAGAATCAGTGAAATTAATGAAATATATATCACCTTTCACATTAATTTTAACAGTTAATTTAGAACCTGTTTACGGAATTATACTAGCTTTTTTTATCTTTGGGGAATCAGAACATATGAGCCCTATATTTTATATTGCTTCAGCTGTTATGATACTGGCAATCATAGTGAATGGATTAATAAAAGCCAGAAAAACTAAAAACTTTAACTAAGCATCAAATTTATATGATGAAAAAATATTTTTTACTTGCATTTTCACTGCTGTTTGGGCTGTCCCAATCTCAGATTATCAGGAAGTATTCCAATGAATTTTTAAATATAGGAGCGGGAGCTCGTGGGCTGGCAATGGGAGGAGCAGTAATCTCCAATCAGGATGATGTCTATGCCCCTATGTGGAATCCTGCAGGTCTGATGGCAATAGAGAAAGACTGGCAGGGGGCTGCTATGCATGCAGAATACTTTGAGTCAATTGCAAAATATGACTATTTAGCTTACGCTAAAGTTTTAGAAGAAGGTGTTTTCGGAGTTTCTGTAGTCAGACTTGGAGTAGATAATATTTTGAATACCACCCAGATGATTGATGCTGAAGGGAATATTGATTATGATAAAATTACAAAGTTCTCTCAATCCGATTATGCAGCAATTCTTTCTTATGCATTCAGACCGGGTGGAAATCCTAATCTTGATGTAGGAGTAAATGCAAAAATAGTCTATAGAAATGTAGGTAAGTTTGCCAATGGCTATGGTTTCGGTTTTGATGTGGGAGCAATTTATAAAGGGAATAATGGATGGAAGTTCGGGGGGATGATTCGTGATATCACAACTACTGTAAACTTTTGGAGCATTAACCAGAAAGAACTTTCTACTGTTGTAAACGGAGAAGAATTTAACCCGGCACCAAAAGATAAGATGGAACTTACAATGCCTAAACTTAATGTAGGAGCCAGCAAATTATTTGAAATCAACAGTAGTGTTTACGTATTACCGGAAGCGGGATTAAATGTAGATTTTGCTAAAACGGCTTCTTTAATTTCAACAGATTTTGCAAGTATAAGCCCTTATGCAGGAGCAGAATTAGGATATCAGAAAATGATTTTTGTGAGACTGGGGATCAATAGATTTCAGTCGATTACAGATATAGAAGACCTTAAAAGAAAAGTTTCATTTCAGCCTAGTGCAGGTATTGGGATAAGATATAGAGGACTTACACTGGATTATGCAATTACAAATTCAGGCATAGGGGGATCTAATTTCTATTCTAATTTCTTCTCACTAAAGATGGATATGGGAGCATTCAGAAACGATTAAATCAGAAAAAATGAAAAAGATTTCAATGTTTGTGTTGGCAATTTGCTCAACAGCAGCTTTTGCCCAAAAAGTTTCAGATTATAAGTATATTTTTATTCCGGAGAAGTTCCAGACTTTTAAAAAGAGCAGTTTTGGATTAGAAGAATCTTTAGCAAAAGCACTGAAGGGAAAGAAGTATGATGTACTGGCAGAAAGTGTGGATAAATGGCCATCGGATGCCAAAAACAATTCCTGTAATGTGCTTAATGCAGAAGTTCTGAATGATAAAAACTTATTCACCAATAAAGTGATTTTACAGTTTAAAGATTGTAACAAAAAAGTGGTTTTTGAGTCGAAAGGGAGCTCAGATATTAAAGAATTTGAAGAAGGATTTGCAGATGCATTGAACCAGGCGTTGACAAAGGTTGGGTTTTCTAATCCTGTTGCGATGCTGCCCGCTCAGAATACCGCTGTAAACGAAAATGCCCAGACTACAGTTTCTGAGGTATCAACATCTTCTGCCACTCCATCAGCTAATCACTATTCAAATGGAAAAATGGAATTGCAGAAAATACAGATTGATGCTAATCAGTTTATTTTAGCAAATTCAGGGAGCTCTGTTCCATTTGCTGTTTTTAAGACAACATCAAAAAAAGATGTTTTCACTGTAAAACTTGCTGAAGGAAATTCAACCATAGGCTATTTTGAGAATGGGAATATTGTAATAGATATTCCGCAGGCAGATGGAAGATATTCCAAAGAAGTTTTTGCTGGAAAATAGTTTGAACATAAAAACAAAAAAAGAATAACCATATCCTTAGCTAAGACAAAGATCTTAGCTAAGGATTTACTTTTAATAGAAAATGAGAAAAATTTATATTTCGATGTTGACAGCAGTGTCAATATTTTCCTGCGCGCAGACTGTTTTAAATACAAAGCTGCAGGAGATTCATTTTGGTTCTTCAAGCGGACAGCCAGTTAATCAAATTTAACGATCAGCTTATTTTTCCGGCTACAAGAAATGCTGAAGAAAGCAGAGAATTATGGACCTTTAATCCTGTTACTCAGAAATCTACCTTACTGAAAGATGTTTTTCCTGGATATGGTATTGGGATTTCCGGTGATCCTACCTTTATGAAGCTGAATAATAAGGTGTACTTCATAGCTATACAGAGCAATAATTCTAATAACCAGCTTTGGGTAACCGATGGAACTACTTCCGGAACTTCTAAAGTGAAAGATCTGAATTTTGAATATGCTATTGAAACCACTGCTGTAGCAGGAAATAATATCTTTTTTTATCATCACAATGAACTTTGGGTTTATAATACCGTTGCAGACAGTTTGCAGCTGTTAAAGACATTTCAATACTCCGGTAACGTGAAAATGCACTCCATGAATGGTATCATGTATATAGCGGCCAATGATGGAGTACATGGAAAGGAGATCTGGAAATCTGATGGTACTTTGACAGGAACCACTTTGTTAAAGGACATCGTCCCTAATGCCAATGGAAGTATTGACGGAGACTTTGCAGCATTGATTTTTAAGAATAAACTTTATTTTATCGCTAATCTCGGAACCGCAGGATATGAATTATATTCAACAGATGGAACAGAAGCAGGAACAGTATCTGTGAAACCTATAGGGTATATCAGGCTGGAAGGTGCAGCAGCAGATGATTATTTTGTATTTACAGGATTTGATACAGTAAACGGGCTTGAGCCTTGGATTTCTGACGGAACAGCTGCCGGTACTAAACTCTTGAAAAATCTTACTCCAGGAGCTACAAGTTCCATGGGTATGAAAAAATTTATAAAATTCAACAATAAAATATTCTTTGAAAGTGGTGCCAACGGAGTAAATCAGGCCTATGGCAACTATATCTGGGAAACAGATGGTACAGAAGCCGGCACCGTTCCTTTCAGTACTCATCCTGATGCTTTGATCTATGGAACCAGTTCGGATGATAAACATTTGATCTTTACCATGGCCAACTATGGAAGCAGATATTGGATTACTGATGGAAACCCTGCCCATAGCTTTGAAATCACAAGTCTTGGATTGCCATATAGCAATAGTTTTGTAGATCTGAATTCTAAAATTTATCTTCCCGGTAGCACTCAAAAATATGGAACAGAATTATACTCAATAGATCCGCTTACCCAGGAGGCCGCAATAGCTTCTGATATCAGTAAATTTGAAAGTGCTTCTCCTCATGCATTTAATGTACTGAATAATGATCTTATCTTTATTGCTACGGACCGCCAGTTTAATAGCCAGATTTATAAGAGAAATAACAGTACATACCAGATTCAAAGATTATCTGCACTGGGAGGGAATTCATATACAGGGATTTATACTGATTTTAATGATGACTTTATTAAAGTTGGAAATTATCTCTACACGGATGGAGGAACTTACAGGACAGATGGAACGGAAGCCAATACTATTGCAATAACATCTCCCGATGTATCAAGTAGGTTTATGTACACAAATTTAAATGATAATACCCTGCTTTTTGCCGGTTATAATAATTTAGTAGGTACTGAACTTTGGAAAGTAAATAATAATTCCAATACAGTTACTTTGGTGAAAGATATCTCTGCAGATTATATGGGAAGTCTTTATTCTGTGGATTCTAAAACGGCAGTTCTGAATGGTTTCGCCTATTTTGTGGCCAAAGAAAACGGAAAACTGGGGATCTGGAAAACTGATGCTACTGATGCCGGTACCTTAAAAACTATTCAGTTTTCATATCAGGATGGAACTGATGGGAACATCAAGGTATTAAATACGTTGAATAATAAGCTACTCTTTACAAAACAGCAGGAGAATACCTCAACAAGTTACAGCTCGGGGCAGAATGAGCTTTGGTCTTCAGATGGTGATCAGGCATCAGCTGTTCTGATAAAGTCTTACGCTGTACCTTATGGTTCCGCGAGTATTTCAAAGGAAACTGGTACTTTAGATAATAAATTGATCTATGTTACATCAGGATATCCTTCAGCATTGCATTCTACAGATGGTACTGCTGCAGGAACAGCCGAAATTTTATCCGGGAACTTTTCTGGAGATATTAAATTTAAAAAATGTGGTAATCAGTTATTCTTTACACATAACAATGCATCCCAATTATGGAAAACCGACGGTACAGCTAATGGAACTTCCAATTTGGCCCAAAATTTTACTTCAGTGAAAGACATGGTTTGTGCGAATAATTATCTTTATTTCCTTAATGGTGATTCCCAGAAAGTATGGAGAACTAACGGAACTTCATCAGGAACTATGCCTATGGATATTTTTATAACCAATGATGATAATCAGTTACTGGCTAATGAAAATATTCAGAAAATGGGAACTGATGGAGATCAATTATATCTGACCATTGCTACAAAAGAACACGGAAGTGAATTCTACGAAATTACTGACCCGCTACCCACTTATCTGGCAGTGAGTGAAACTCCTAATGCTGATACTAAAAATGGGAATATGGATATTCAGATTTATCCAAATCCTGTTTCTGACTATTTCTCAATAAAGCTTAAAGGAAATGACAGAATTGAAACGGTCAAGATTTTCGATACTTCCGGAAAGCTGATAAAAAATATAGTTGACCATAATGAGAATATTAGGGTAGCAGAACTTTCTTCAGGAATATACTTTGTAAAAATAAAAACCGGAAAAGGTGATTACTTAAGCAAGATCATAAAAAAATAAATAATACCTATAAAAGGCTCCTGAAAAGGAGCCTTTTATATTTGAATATGATGATGTGTCTTTTCCTGATTCTGTAGGTAAAACTATTGACAAACTAACCTTTAAAAGTTCAACTATTCTTTGATGAAAATAATTGGATTGAAATATAAAAACAGGTCATTTATTGTGCGAAACAAAGAGAAAATAAGACCTGCAGAATTAGAATTTTTTTTATGGTATTATTGCTTTTAGTTACTAATGCTAATTTACAATAAAAATATATATAATCTTAATATTTAATGAATAATTTTATATTTATTGAATATTAGTGATTATTTAATTTTAACGAAAGCTATTTGTTAGTATTTTTATTTTCACTAAATAATGGATGAAATGCCTGTATCCATGGAATGAAAGAGTGTTTTTGACAAAAAAAATCTAATGGAATTATCCGTTGTTATTGAAAAACTCCCAGATTATTTTAGCCTTGCTCTTGCCGAGAATCTCTTCCAGTGTTTCCAGATTGGATTCTTTGATTCGTTTTACGGATTTTAATTTAGAAAGTAATAATTCAATTGTTTTTTCTCCCACTCCGGTAATTTCCTCCAGTTCAGATTTTATCGTAGAATTACTTCTTCTGGTTCTATGATGTTTTACTCCAAAACGGTGGGCTTCATCACGTACTCTTTGTAAGATTTTTAAAGTTTCAGATTTTTTATCAAGATATAAAGGAATAGAATCTTCCGGGAAGAAAATTTCTTCCAGTCTTTTGGCAATTCCTACAATAGTTATTTTTCCATAAAGTCCCAGTAATCTTAAACTCTTAACTGCAGAAGATAACTGTCCTTTCCCCCCATCAATCAAAATCAACTGAGGGAGACTTTCTCCTTCATCAAGCATTCTTTTATACCGGCGGTAGATCACTTCCTCCATGGTGGCAAAATCATTGGGCCCTTCTACCGTTTTAGGGTGGAAAATTCTATAATCTGCTTTGCTGGGTTTACCATCTTTAAAAACAACACAGGCCGACACAGGATTGGTCCCCTGAATATTTGAGTTGTCAAAACCTTCTATATGTCTGGGTTCTACAGGCATTCTCAGCAGTTTCTGCATTTCAGCCATGATTCTGTTCGTATGCCTTTCAGGATCTACGATTTGAACCTGTTTCAGCTTTTCCAGACGGTATTCTTTAGCATTCTTTTCAGAAAGCTCTACAATTCTTTTTTTGTCGCCTACTTTCGGAACAATCAGTTTTACATTCGGAATTTCTACAGACAAATGGAAAGGAAGCAGAACTTCTTTTGAGTCCGAAGCGAACTTCTGACGGATCTCAATCAAGGCTTCTTCCATAATGTCTTCATCTGTTTCCTCAAGAATTTTTTTAATCTCTGTAGTGAAACTTTGAATGATATTCCCGTTTCTTATCTTAAAGAAGTTGACATAAGCTGCTGTTTCATCACTGGTCATACCAAAGACATCCACATCATCAATATTTGGATTAACCACTGTATTTTTAGCCTGATAATCTTCCAGAATATCAAGCCGCTCTTTAATAATCTGAGCCTCCTCAAACTTGAGGTCAGAAGCAAGTTTCATCATCTGATTTACAAGAAAATCTTTAGCTTTCCGGAAATCTCCTTTAACAATTCCACGGATAGCGTCTATCTTCTCATCATATTCTTCTTTACTTTCAAGATCTTCACAAGGCCCTTCGCAGTTTTTGATATGGTATTCCAGACACACTTTATACTTTCCGTCTGCTATTTTGGCAGGGGAGAGGTTTAGATTACACGTTCTTAGTTTATAAATATGCTTGATGGTATCCAATAAGATCTTTGCAGGACGTACCTTTGCATAAGGCCCATAATATTCCGAACCGTCTTTAATCATATTTCTCGTTAGAAAAACGCGTGGGAAATCTTCGTTTTTAATGCAGATCCAGGGATACGTTTTGTCATCTTTCAGCATGACATTATAAAACGGCTTATGCTCTTTAATCAAATTGTTTTCCAACAAAAGAGCATCATACTCACTGTTTACAATAGTAGTTTCCAGACGCTGGATCTTACTCACCATTATTTTAATCCTGTATCCGGGAAGATTTTTGTTGAAATAGGAGAGAACCCTCTTTTTCAGATTTTTAGCTTTCCCTACATACAATAGCTGTTCGTTTTTATCATAATAACGATAAACGCCGGGTTCGGATGGTAAAGTTTTGAGCTGTAATTCTAAAGAAGGATTCATATAACAAAATTAAGGAAACTTTCTATATTTTGAAAAATAAAAAACCCGTAGACTGATCTACAGGTTTATAAATGATATGATAATAATAACTTTATCCGTTTGCCATTTCGGTATAAGTATATACAAGGAAACTTAAGTAATCCCATTTAACAGAATCTTTAGGGTATTTTTGCATGAACTCCTTGTTGTCACCAAAAAGAAAATCATAATTGTCTTCAAAATCATCCTTATGAAGCCACATGACTTTATTGCCTTTCTTTATGTAATAAGATTTGATAACACCGCCGCCGAATGCAGGGCCGCCAACGAAACCAGGTGAAGAGGTAGTAGTTGCAAAAGGATCATGATAAACAGAAATAATATCATTAAACTCCGGATTAATGACCTGCATTAGAAAAGTTCTGCTTTCTTTCTTGTTTTTTAAAGAAACGGTTTGATTTTCAAAAGGAATTGCTTCATCTGTTACAGACTTTTTATATTTTTTAGTGCTGTAATTTCTCATATTTGAAATGAATTTTGCCGCTTTCATAGATTTTTCAGTTTCTGTTGGATATAAATACATTTCAGCAATATCTGCCGCAGCAAATTTCTTAGATTTTCTTGTATCTACGTCTTCGAGTGTGATAGAAAGAATCTGGCCTCTTTGTTTTTCCCATGATTTACTGTAGCCTTGGTATTCAGTATTATCTTTCAATATTATGGTAGATACTTTTTTATCCGATGCAGTGTCGAAGCCTTCGTTAAAAAGGTACTTGTTCATTTCTTTTTTTTCTTCTTTTGAATATTTTACTTTCTGTGCGAAAGCTGTTGTACTGGCAACCAATAGAACAAGCAGTAAAGATTTGAGTCTCATGTATTATTGTTTTTAATTTCGGAGCCAAAAATAGTAAATTAAATCATTTGATTTCATAAAAATATAGAAGGGTGAAATTTAGCTTTTCCAATTATCCTTAAATGCGTAATTTTAAGAAAATTTTTTAGAAATGATATACGGAGTAGATATTTTTACTTTCCATGATATTCTGGAAATCTGTAAAAAACCTAATAAAGCCAAGCTGAACAAAGCAGCAAAAGAACAGATCTTAAAATCACAGAAAAATGTACAGGAAATAGTAGAGTCCGATAGATGTGTATATGGGATTAATACTGGATTCGGACCATTGTGTGATACTAAAATATCAGCTGACGAAACAGCGCAGTTACAATATAATTTAATTATTTCCCATGCCGTAGGAGTAGGAAAACCGATTAATAAAGAACTTTCCAAAATCATGATGATTGCGAAAGTTCATGCTTTATCAAAAGGTTTTTCAGGAGTTTCTCTTGATGTAATCGAAAGACTGATCCTGATGCTTGAGAAAGATATTATTCCTGTAGTTCCTGAACAGGGATCTGTAGGAGCTTCCGGTGATCTTGCACCTTTAGCACATCTTGTCTTGCCTTTATTAGGGTTAGGACAGGTTTGGGAAGGAGATCAGGTTGCAGAAACAATGGATGTTCTGGAGAAACACGACCTTGAGCCATTGGTATTAGGCCCTAAAGAAGGTTTAGGATTGATCAATGGTACCCAATTTATCCTGGCACATGCCATCAAAGGATTAGAAAAGTTTGAATACCTGCTTGACCTTGCGGACATGACTGCTGCGATGAGTATTGAAGCATACAGAGGTTCAGAAAGCCCATTCAAAAAAGAACTTCATGATATCAGACCTTTTGAAGGGAGTAAAAAAGTAGCTGCAAGAATGCTTAAATTCTTAAAGGGCTCAGAAAACATGAAAGCTCACGAAGATTGCGAGAGAGTTCAGGATCCGTATTCTATGAGATGTGTACCACAGGTTCACGGAGCCAGTAGAAATGCCTTTGAACACCTTAAGAGTATGGCTGAAACAGAACTGAATTCTGTAACAGACAACCCAATTGTACTAAGTGCTGAAGAATCTATTTCGGGAGGTAACTTTCATGGACAGCTGATGGCTTTGCCTTTAGACTATGCAACACTGGCGGCGGCGGAATTAGGAAATATTTCCGACAGAAGAAGTTACTTATTATTAGAAGGGAAATATGGACTTCCAAGATTACTGACGGAAAGCTCAGGTTTAAATTCCGGATTTATGATCCCGCAATATACTTCAGCAGCTTTGGTTACAGAAAATAAAACATTGTGTTTCCCGGCGTCGGCAGACTCTATTCCTACAAGTTTAGGACAGGAAGACCATGTTTCTATGGGAAGTATTTCCGGAAGAAAATTCAATCAGGTTCTTGGTAACCTTGTGAATATTTTATCTGTTGAGCTGATGTTTGCTGCTCAGGGACTGGAATTCAGAAGACCTTCCAGGTGCTCCAAAGTGATAGAAGAAAACTTTACTATTCTTCGTTCCAAAGTTGCGAAGCTTGAAGATGACAGATTAATCGGTAAAGATATGTTAGCGATTGCAGAACTGATCAATGAAAGAAAATTTATTGTTGATGTAAAATAGAAAATGAAGAAAGGGATTATTTTGGGTTTCCTTTTGCTGGGAATAAATGCTTTTTCTCAATCGAACGAAGCAAAAGTGAGGGAACTGATCAGTATTACAAGGTCAGATCGGATGTTGTCCATTGGATTTAAGGAGTTTATGGATCATTACAACAATAAGTATAAGGACTTGCCAGATAATTTTTGGGATGAGTTCAAAAAAGATATGGCTCCCGAAAGAATAGTTACCCTTTATATTCCTATTTATAAAAAGTACTTTTCGGATGCCGATATCGATGAGCTTATCAAGTTTTACAAAACTCCGGCAGGTCAAAAACTGATTGAAAATATGCCATCTTTAATGACTGAATCAACGGAAGTTACAAATAAATTTGTGGAGGCATTTAACAAAAAAGTTAATGATAAAATTAATGAACATTATCACTTTCAAAACCCTCCACCTCCTGCGCGATAAAAATAAAAAGCTTCCTGAAAAAGGAAGCTTTTGTTTTCTCTAATTATTTAATCAAATAATCATGCATATACTTAGAACAGACTCCTCACATACAGATTTCCAAAACTTAGTAAAACTTCTTGACAGTATTCTTGCAGAGCATAATGGTGATGAACACGATTTCTTTAATCAGTTTAATACAATAGAGGCTATTAAAAATTGTGTCGTTATATATATTGATACTATTCCTGCTGCTTGTGGGTCGTTCAAGATACTTTCGGAAAATACCGTTGAAATCAAAAGAATGTATACCCAGCCGGAATTCAGGCAGCGGGGACTTGCATCCAAAATTGTAAAGGAATTGGAGAACTGGGCTAGAGAACTGAATTTTCAAAAAGCAGTTCTGGAAACTTCTAAAGATCTTAAAAACGCAATTTCTGTTTATGAGCATAATGGATTTTACAGGATTTCTAATTATGGACCATATATAGGAATAGAGCAGAGTATCTGTTTAGAGAAGATATTATAAGTTTAGCAATAAAAATAATAAATGATGAGCATAACATTGTTCTTTCAGTCTTTTAATTAATATTTATGTAATGGTAAATTCATTTTTTAAAGTTTGTAATTCCCTGTAAAGTGTTATATTGTGACTCCAATCAAAAATTATAAAATATGAAAAAAACTGTATTCCTATTAGTAATATTTTTTGCTTTAAACTCTTGTACCAGGGAAGAACTTCAAAATGAAACTCCGAAAATGGAAATGGCTCAGAAAGATCCGTTGACAGAAAAACAAATCAATGAAAGGATAAATCAGTCCATTAAAACAGACGGAGCGTTCAATTGGAGAAATGAATCTGATCATTTTTTATGGAGTGCTATTTTCCGTGGAAACAAAATGGTATCCATAGGATTTGGCTCCTCTAAGGAAGACTTTGACAGAAGTAAATCTCTTAATAGCAGTGAGATGGAAAAAGAA
This genomic window from Chryseobacterium sp. MEBOG06 contains:
- a CDS encoding DUF2059 domain-containing protein: MKKGIILGFLLLGINAFSQSNEAKVRELISITRSDRMLSIGFKEFMDHYNNKYKDLPDNFWDEFKKDMAPERIVTLYIPIYKKYFSDADIDELIKFYKTPAGQKLIENMPSLMTESTEVTNKFVEAFNKKVNDKINEHYHFQNPPPPAR
- the uvrC gene encoding excinuclease ABC subunit UvrC, whose product is MNPSLELQLKTLPSEPGVYRYYDKNEQLLYVGKAKNLKKRVLSYFNKNLPGYRIKIMVSKIQRLETTIVNSEYDALLLENNLIKEHKPFYNVMLKDDKTYPWICIKNEDFPRVFLTRNMIKDGSEYYGPYAKVRPAKILLDTIKHIYKLRTCNLNLSPAKIADGKYKVCLEYHIKNCEGPCEDLESKEEYDEKIDAIRGIVKGDFRKAKDFLVNQMMKLASDLKFEEAQIIKERLDILEDYQAKNTVVNPNIDDVDVFGMTSDETAAYVNFFKIRNGNIIQSFTTEIKKILEETDEDIMEEALIEIRQKFASDSKEVLLPFHLSVEIPNVKLIVPKVGDKKRIVELSEKNAKEYRLEKLKQVQIVDPERHTNRIMAEMQKLLRMPVEPRHIEGFDNSNIQGTNPVSACVVFKDGKPSKADYRIFHPKTVEGPNDFATMEEVIYRRYKRMLDEGESLPQLILIDGGKGQLSSAVKSLRLLGLYGKITIVGIAKRLEEIFFPEDSIPLYLDKKSETLKILQRVRDEAHRFGVKHHRTRRSNSTIKSELEEITGVGEKTIELLLSKLKSVKRIKESNLETLEEILGKSKAKIIWEFFNNNG
- a CDS encoding GNAT family N-acetyltransferase, producing MHILRTDSSHTDFQNLVKLLDSILAEHNGDEHDFFNQFNTIEAIKNCVVIYIDTIPAACGSFKILSENTVEIKRMYTQPEFRQRGLASKIVKELENWARELNFQKAVLETSKDLKNAISVYEHNGFYRISNYGPYIGIEQSICLEKIL
- a CDS encoding PorV/PorQ family protein, which codes for MMKKYFLLAFSLLFGLSQSQIIRKYSNEFLNIGAGARGLAMGGAVISNQDDVYAPMWNPAGLMAIEKDWQGAAMHAEYFESIAKYDYLAYAKVLEEGVFGVSVVRLGVDNILNTTQMIDAEGNIDYDKITKFSQSDYAAILSYAFRPGGNPNLDVGVNAKIVYRNVGKFANGYGFGFDVGAIYKGNNGWKFGGMIRDITTTVNFWSINQKELSTVVNGEEFNPAPKDKMELTMPKLNVGASKLFEINSSVYVLPEAGLNVDFAKTASLISTDFASISPYAGAELGYQKMIFVRLGINRFQSITDIEDLKRKVSFQPSAGIGIRYRGLTLDYAITNSGIGGSNFYSNFFSLKMDMGAFRND
- a CDS encoding T9SS type A sorting domain-containing protein encodes the protein MVLQADSQLIKFNDQLIFPATRNAEESRELWTFNPVTQKSTLLKDVFPGYGIGISGDPTFMKLNNKVYFIAIQSNNSNNQLWVTDGTTSGTSKVKDLNFEYAIETTAVAGNNIFFYHHNELWVYNTVADSLQLLKTFQYSGNVKMHSMNGIMYIAANDGVHGKEIWKSDGTLTGTTLLKDIVPNANGSIDGDFAALIFKNKLYFIANLGTAGYELYSTDGTEAGTVSVKPIGYIRLEGAAADDYFVFTGFDTVNGLEPWISDGTAAGTKLLKNLTPGATSSMGMKKFIKFNNKIFFESGANGVNQAYGNYIWETDGTEAGTVPFSTHPDALIYGTSSDDKHLIFTMANYGSRYWITDGNPAHSFEITSLGLPYSNSFVDLNSKIYLPGSTQKYGTELYSIDPLTQEAAIASDISKFESASPHAFNVLNNDLIFIATDRQFNSQIYKRNNSTYQIQRLSALGGNSYTGIYTDFNDDFIKVGNYLYTDGGTYRTDGTEANTIAITSPDVSSRFMYTNLNDNTLLFAGYNNLVGTELWKVNNNSNTVTLVKDISADYMGSLYSVDSKTAVLNGFAYFVAKENGKLGIWKTDATDAGTLKTIQFSYQDGTDGNIKVLNTLNNKLLFTKQQENTSTSYSSGQNELWSSDGDQASAVLIKSYAVPYGSASISKETGTLDNKLIYVTSGYPSALHSTDGTAAGTAEILSGNFSGDIKFKKCGNQLFFTHNNASQLWKTDGTANGTSNLAQNFTSVKDMVCANNYLYFLNGDSQKVWRTNGTSSGTMPMDIFITNDDNQLLANENIQKMGTDGDQLYLTIATKEHGSEFYEITDPLPTYLAVSETPNADTKNGNMDIQIYPNPVSDYFSIKLKGNDRIETVKIFDTSGKLIKNIVDHNENIRVAELSSGIYFVKIKTGKGDYLSKIIKK
- the hutH gene encoding histidine ammonia-lyase, which encodes MIYGVDIFTFHDILEICKKPNKAKLNKAAKEQILKSQKNVQEIVESDRCVYGINTGFGPLCDTKISADETAQLQYNLIISHAVGVGKPINKELSKIMMIAKVHALSKGFSGVSLDVIERLILMLEKDIIPVVPEQGSVGASGDLAPLAHLVLPLLGLGQVWEGDQVAETMDVLEKHDLEPLVLGPKEGLGLINGTQFILAHAIKGLEKFEYLLDLADMTAAMSIEAYRGSESPFKKELHDIRPFEGSKKVAARMLKFLKGSENMKAHEDCERVQDPYSMRCVPQVHGASRNAFEHLKSMAETELNSVTDNPIVLSAEESISGGNFHGQLMALPLDYATLAAAELGNISDRRSYLLLEGKYGLPRLLTESSGLNSGFMIPQYTSAALVTENKTLCFPASADSIPTSLGQEDHVSMGSISGRKFNQVLGNLVNILSVELMFAAQGLEFRRPSRCSKVIEENFTILRSKVAKLEDDRLIGKDMLAIAELINERKFIVDVK
- a CDS encoding DMT family transporter; this translates as MHKLALFRLHLIVFLWGFTAILGKLIHANAQILVFYRMLFAAIFLFVFIRVFKKESIKVSKKIFFQLAGIGLAMALHWYCFFYSIKVSNVSIALSCLSLSTLFASILEPVIFKRKVDISEVIMGTVIVACILLIFKTEFHFKEGIIYGIFCAIFGTIFSVFNGKMFGKTSSGNIIFYEIFCGWFILMIFYLLSGQIFQMNEINYRDLALICLLASVFTAFPMLESVKLMKYISPFTLILTVNLEPVYGIILAFFIFGESEHMSPIFYIASAVMILAIIVNGLIKARKTKNFN